A section of the Desulfuromonas sp. genome encodes:
- a CDS encoding sensor domain-containing diguanylate cyclase, whose translation MAELAPDLFKQMLDNLAEGVYYVDTERRLLYWNRAAEKISGYSVGEILHKQCFHNILDHVDGRNLHLCKSSCPLTDCLESGRGVEKRVFLRHKEGHRVPVAVKVAPIRDGAGVIAGAVEIFSDATATLQVEELNDSLQKMLRIDPLTQVANRRALLEALQREKERYDRYGTAFSVIFADIDHFKRINDVQGHLAGDRALRWFAGQLRSGVRRTDLVGRYGGEEFVVLLPETEAPSALCTADLLRQGVAGGTCAEADGTVTACFGVAAIRPGDSVDDLLQRADAAMYRSKQEGRNRVSLEA comes from the coding sequence ATGGCTGAATTGGCTCCGGATTTATTCAAGCAGATGCTCGATAACCTCGCCGAGGGGGTTTACTACGTCGATACAGAACGTAGACTCCTTTACTGGAACCGGGCGGCCGAAAAAATTAGTGGTTACAGCGTCGGGGAAATCCTTCACAAGCAATGTTTCCACAACATTCTCGACCATGTCGACGGACGGAACCTCCACCTCTGCAAGAGCAGCTGTCCTCTGACTGACTGCCTGGAGAGCGGCCGGGGCGTCGAGAAGCGGGTCTTTCTCCGCCACAAGGAGGGTCACCGCGTGCCGGTGGCCGTCAAGGTGGCGCCGATTCGGGACGGGGCCGGAGTGATTGCCGGGGCCGTGGAGATCTTCTCTGACGCCACGGCCACTTTGCAGGTGGAGGAGCTCAACGACAGCCTGCAGAAGATGCTGCGCATCGACCCGCTGACCCAGGTCGCCAACCGCCGCGCCCTTCTCGAGGCCCTGCAGAGGGAGAAGGAGCGCTATGATCGCTACGGAACGGCCTTTTCGGTGATTTTCGCCGACATCGACCATTTCAAGCGGATCAACGACGTTCAGGGGCATCTCGCCGGGGACAGGGCCCTGCGCTGGTTCGCGGGGCAACTGCGGTCCGGGGTGCGCAGGACCGACCTGGTCGGCCGCTACGGCGGCGAGGAGTTCGTCGTCCTGCTCCCTGAAACCGAGGCCCCGTCGGCGCTGTGCACCGCTGATTTGCTGCGCCAGGGAGTCGCCGGGGGAACTTGCGCCGAAGCGGACGGGACCGTTACCGCCTGCTTCGGGGTCGCTGCGATTCGCCCGGGGGACAGCGTCGATGACCTGCTGCAGAGGGCCGATGCCGCCATGTATCGGTCCAAGCAGGAAGGGCGCAACCGGGTCAGCCTGGAAGCTTGA
- a CDS encoding D-2-hydroxyacid dehydrogenase yields MEIVVLDGHTLNPGDLSWESLEELGRLTVYPRTAPNQVRERANGAQMLLTNKVILDRELILELPDLKYIGVLATGVNVVDVEAARQRGIPVTNVPGYSTPSVAQTVFALLLELAQHVAHHGHLVRLGHWCEAEDFSFWDRPLVELSGLTMGIVGFGRIGQRVARIASSFGMTVLVHTSHPEKRRDAGLGEEVRFVPLEELLGTSDVVSLHCPLTPQTERMIDSERIALMKKSAFLINTGRGPLIDEADLAEALKAGRLAGAGLDVLSQEPPPRENPLLALTNCFITPHQAWATKASRQRLMAEVAANVKAFQEGAPRNVVNPTD; encoded by the coding sequence ATGGAAATCGTCGTGCTCGACGGCCATACCCTCAACCCGGGGGACTTGAGCTGGGAAAGCCTGGAGGAGTTGGGCCGTCTGACCGTATATCCCCGCACCGCCCCGAACCAGGTGCGGGAAAGGGCCAATGGGGCGCAGATGCTCCTGACCAACAAGGTGATCCTCGATCGGGAGCTGATCCTCGAGCTGCCCGATCTCAAGTACATCGGGGTTCTCGCCACGGGGGTCAACGTGGTGGATGTCGAGGCCGCCCGCCAGCGGGGCATCCCGGTCACAAACGTCCCCGGCTACAGCACCCCCTCTGTGGCCCAAACGGTCTTCGCCCTCCTTCTCGAACTGGCTCAGCACGTCGCTCACCATGGTCACCTGGTCCGCTTGGGCCACTGGTGTGAAGCGGAGGATTTTTCCTTCTGGGATCGGCCCCTGGTTGAGCTGAGCGGGCTGACCATGGGGATCGTCGGTTTCGGCCGGATCGGCCAGAGGGTGGCCCGGATCGCCTCTTCCTTCGGCATGACGGTGCTGGTACATACTTCCCATCCGGAGAAGCGCCGGGACGCCGGCCTTGGGGAGGAGGTTCGTTTTGTGCCCCTGGAGGAGCTGCTGGGGACCAGCGACGTCGTCTCCCTTCATTGTCCGCTGACGCCCCAGACCGAGAGGATGATCGACAGCGAGCGGATCGCCCTGATGAAAAAGAGCGCTTTTCTGATCAACACCGGGCGCGGCCCCCTGATCGACGAGGCGGACCTGGCCGAGGCTCTCAAGGCGGGGCGGCTGGCCGGGGCTGGTCTCGACGTGTTGAGCCAGGAGCCGCCGCCGAGAGAAAACCCCCTGTTGGCCCTTACAAACTGCTTCATCACCCCCCACCAGGCCTGGGCGACGAAGGCTTCCCGGCAGCGCCTGATGGCCGAGGTGGCGGCCAACGTCAAGGCCTTCCAGGAAGGTGCTCCCCGAAACGTGGTGAATCCTACGGACTGA
- a CDS encoding trimeric intracellular cation channel family protein: MNILYALDLIGTAAFAASGAWAGIRRRMDLFGVLVLGMVTATGGGTLRDILLGDTPPFCLKDETYLYLSLAVSLAIFFFNRRLDSLRHPLLYFDAVGLGTFVVIGTGKALEFQMGALGAVMMGVMTATAGGVIRDVLSNQVPLILRREVYASACLAGGVLLVLLHSSPLPAPMAALVAALAVIALRLLAIRHDWALPRAKD, encoded by the coding sequence TTGAACATCCTGTACGCCCTCGACCTCATCGGCACCGCCGCCTTCGCCGCCTCGGGCGCCTGGGCCGGCATCCGCCGCCGCATGGACCTCTTCGGGGTGCTGGTCCTGGGGATGGTCACCGCCACCGGCGGCGGCACCCTGCGCGACATCCTGCTCGGGGACACCCCCCCTTTCTGCCTCAAGGACGAGACCTACCTCTACCTCTCCCTGGCCGTCTCCCTGGCGATCTTTTTCTTCAACCGCAGACTCGACTCCCTGCGCCACCCGCTCCTTTACTTCGACGCGGTGGGGCTGGGAACCTTCGTGGTGATCGGCACCGGCAAGGCCCTCGAATTCCAGATGGGGGCCCTCGGCGCTGTGATGATGGGGGTCATGACCGCCACGGCCGGCGGGGTGATACGCGACGTCCTCTCCAACCAGGTCCCCCTCATCCTGCGCAGGGAGGTCTACGCCTCGGCCTGCCTGGCCGGGGGCGTATTGCTGGTTCTGCTGCACAGCAGCCCCCTCCCCGCCCCCATGGCGGCCCTGGTCGCCGCCCTGGCCGTCATCGCCCTGCGCCTGCTGGCCATCCGCCACGACTGGGCCCTGCCCCGGGCCAAGGACTGA
- a CDS encoding fumarylacetoacetate hydrolase family protein, whose translation MYSVRLAGTEKNYRVGKIVCLARNYSEHIKELGNEVPDKPVLFIKPSSSIIGHRESVVIPSYSGDCHHEVELAVLIGKWGKNISEQKALSHVAGYGVAIDMTLRDVQNTLKEKGLPWEVAKGFDTACPLSEFISADQVPDPHDLHISLQVNGETRQDSSTACMMRRIPAIIRDVSEIFTLEEGDIILTGTPAGVGPVVCGDKMRAEIEKVGSLEVAVQ comes from the coding sequence ATGTATTCCGTCAGACTGGCCGGCACTGAAAAAAACTACCGGGTGGGAAAGATCGTCTGCCTGGCGCGCAACTACAGCGAGCACATCAAGGAACTCGGCAACGAGGTTCCGGACAAGCCGGTTCTCTTCATCAAGCCCTCCAGCAGCATCATCGGCCACCGGGAGTCTGTGGTCATCCCGTCCTACTCCGGCGATTGCCACCACGAGGTGGAACTGGCCGTCCTCATCGGCAAGTGGGGCAAGAACATCTCCGAGCAGAAGGCCCTCTCCCACGTGGCCGGCTACGGCGTGGCCATCGACATGACCCTGCGCGACGTGCAGAACACCCTGAAGGAAAAGGGGCTGCCCTGGGAGGTCGCCAAGGGGTTCGACACCGCCTGCCCCCTCTCCGAATTCATTTCCGCCGACCAGGTGCCCGACCCCCACGACCTGCACATCAGCCTGCAGGTCAACGGCGAGACCCGCCAGGACTCCTCCACGGCCTGCATGATGCGCCGCATCCCCGCCATCATCCGGGACGTCTCGGAGATCTTCACCCTGGAGGAAGGGGACATCATCCTCACCGGGACCCCCGCCGGGGTCGGCCCCGTGGTCTGCGGGGACAAGATGCGGGCCGAGATCGAAAAGGTGGGATCCCTCGAGGTCGCGGTGCAATGA
- a CDS encoding Rossmann-like and DUF2520 domain-containing protein — protein sequence MSRRVVLIGPGRLGQAVGKLLVDAGYELRALVSRDPGRAVAAARFAGCRKAATTDLSKAREGDLVLLALPDDHLEEMAAALRREGHLHPDAILVHFSGIHPAAILLQGDKPPRQALSIHPLQSFADSVMGVRNLPGSPFAVEGAEELLPLAEKLVEDLGGTPFRIAGDQKALYHAAACVASNYLVTLTAAAGQILAACGFGQDEAVRLLSPLLRGTGKNLAALGPEAALTGPIARGDVQTVTRHGQAIAALPPDLREIYSVMGRKTVELAKRKGTLDEATGKEILEILSTIERG from the coding sequence ATGAGCCGAAGGGTTGTCCTTATCGGGCCGGGACGGCTGGGCCAGGCCGTGGGCAAGCTGCTGGTCGATGCCGGGTACGAGCTCCGCGCCCTCGTCAGCCGGGACCCCGGGAGGGCGGTGGCCGCGGCCCGCTTCGCCGGCTGCCGGAAAGCCGCCACAACCGACCTGTCCAAGGCCCGGGAGGGGGACCTGGTCCTGCTCGCCCTGCCCGACGACCACCTGGAGGAGATGGCCGCCGCCCTGCGCCGGGAAGGACATCTCCACCCCGATGCGATCCTGGTCCACTTCAGCGGCATCCACCCGGCCGCCATCCTGCTTCAGGGCGACAAGCCCCCCCGCCAGGCCCTCTCCATTCACCCCCTGCAGAGCTTCGCCGACTCCGTGATGGGAGTCCGCAACCTGCCGGGGAGCCCTTTCGCTGTCGAAGGGGCCGAAGAACTGCTGCCCCTGGCCGAGAAGCTGGTGGAGGACCTGGGCGGCACCCCCTTCCGCATCGCCGGCGACCAGAAGGCCCTTTACCATGCCGCCGCCTGCGTGGCGTCCAACTACCTGGTAACCCTGACCGCCGCCGCCGGCCAGATCCTCGCCGCCTGCGGCTTCGGGCAGGACGAGGCGGTCCGGCTGCTGTCCCCCCTGTTGAGGGGAACCGGGAAAAACCTGGCGGCCCTCGGGCCCGAGGCGGCCCTGACCGGCCCCATCGCCCGCGGCGACGTGCAGACCGTGACCAGGCACGGCCAGGCCATCGCCGCCCTGCCGCCGGACCTGAGGGAGATTTACAGTGTCATGGGGCGCAAAACGGTTGAGTTGGCAAAGCGAAAGGGGACTCTGGACGAAGCGACGGGGAAAGAGATCCTGGAGATCCTGAGCACCATTGAAAGGGGCTGA